The Aquila chrysaetos chrysaetos chromosome 25, bAquChr1.4, whole genome shotgun sequence genome includes the window CTACgtattaaaaaagagaaggtaaatcttctttttctggaaGGAGGGATTCAGAGCCCGGCTGGCACAGAAGTTCCAGAGTTACAACCACAGGTGATACCGACAAAGGGTTGTACACTGCCCACgatgctgtgctgtgccctCAGACTCTGTGCTCACCGGGCACATCATTGAGCTCCCCTCAAAACACCCACAGAGCACCCCCCTCCAAACCCACCAACCTGCCCCAAAACtgcatgttttctctccccattGCCCACAGCCTGGATTTTGCAGGGTTTGAGCTCGCtgcctccccagctcccagtgCCAGAGGGGAGCTGGACGTGGCGGGGGGTGTTTCGGGCTTTGCTGGCGGTTCGTTGTGCAGAGCAAAGCCCATCCTTGGGTCTGTGCCAACCGCCAGCACCTCGCCAAACCCATCCCTCTCCTCGTGGGAGCAGAAGGGCTTGAGCACaggttttcctcctccttcgCCACAGCTCAGTGAGGGCCCTTTGGCTGCAAATGGGTCCCTGTGCCCACGGTCACGCTATAGCACAGAGTCGCATCGCTCACCCTGCAGCCGCATCTCTATTTTGCtcatatttaaaagtttttagaGCTCCAACTCTAAAGTTTTCAATATCCTCACTCTTAAAACTTTGCAtctggctgtgctggagggaAACGGGGAGGCTGAGGTGGCCGGTAACTCGATAGGGACATTGGCCTTGGACCAGGGAGGCTGGAAGcaaagagggaggaaggcagaggggtGCCCGGGCTGGGGTGTTATCTGAGCCCCTGCGGGAACAAAGTGTCTTTGCCATGATGTGAGCTGGCAAGAgcaagagaagggaaggagatcCTCCGTCAGCGCTTTGCTATGCGTTGCACTCCCTGTTCCCCGCTCGCCAGACACATGGACTCACCGCTGCGGTGGCAGGACACCCGTCCCCAGGGCTGCGTGGCTCCAGGGTTGCTGCACGCCGGGCCCTTGCTCCCTCCCAGGCCTGGAAAAATTCACATTCATGCTTCGTCTTTGTTACAAACGTATGCTCAGAAAGCAGCGAGTCAGTGCAAAGCAACAGCCCTGCTTTTCCCGGGATGAGAGGTGAGCGAGGTGCATGCAGCAGCACCCCGATGGGTTACCCCTGCGCACTGAGTGTCCGCTGATGGAGGCAGCTCCGGCACAACGCTGTTGTACAGAAGAGGGAAAGATTAGTGCTCAGCCCCCGTTATGGCCCTTAAACCCTTTGGGGGCTCCGGCACAAGTCTGGGATTTGCCCTGTCTCTTACCTAGCAGACCTATGGATTTGCGAAACAACTTGGAAGTAAaggctcatttttttttttctgatatttttgcataaaattaaataaggaCAAAAGCATTCCCTGCGATTCTGCTCATGGCACCCAGTGCTGTGACTGCAGCGCAGCTTTCCCATTGCAAAATGCATCCTGTGCCACCAAGGGATGCAAGTTCAGGATCTTGGGCTGCAAACaggcagggtttggggtttattttaacCACTCCCCACGCAGGAGAGGAGCCAGCCATCGGGGAAGGCTCAGGTGCTCCACGTTCCCAAAACCAGGCTGGAGCATTGACTGGTGAAAAAGGCAGCCAGTCCCAGAGATTCAGCTTGAAGAAGATCCCATTGGGCTCTCAAGTGCTCTTGTGTCTCTGCCTCCAGCTTTGCTCCCTGCACAGCACCGGCACAAACGCAGGGATTCGCTCGGCAGGGTGCAGCCCCTTGCTGCAGCGAGCTTGTCGCCCTTGCGCCGTCTCTTGTTGCAGTGGCGGATGCTGCCACCCCAGTGTCTTTGAAACCGCGCAAAACGTGCCCAGCTTTCTGCCAGAAATCATGTAAATCATCCAGGCTTTCAAGCTTCGGGCGTCCCCTACGCACCCCGCTCCAGGATTGCTGCGAGTAATTGGCGTTAGCACCTGAACACCCCGACGTCGTCACGTGTGGCAGGCTGGTGTCCGAGTGGGGCACCCGTGGGTGCTCTGCCGGACCCCACAGCTCTCCCGCACCACCAACAGCCCCTGGGTGTGAGAAAGGAGGGAGCCTGACCCGAGCGCCGGCATGAAGCTCCGCGGTGACCCTGACAGCAAACCCATCCTCTGCACATAGtctggcttaaaaaaaccctcacctaGAGATGCCCAAGTGCGGGACGGGTCCTTCAGCACGGCACCACATGGTCAGGTCCCTTCTGGGGACTTGCCCAAAGCTTTTCTACAGCGAAACCCCTTGGGTGAAGCTCCCGGCTCCGGCTCTGCCCTCCCAGCCCCGACCTCTTGCCCATCAAGGGGCTGCTGGCCTGGAGCCTCTTGCCAGCGTTTCTCCCCTTTTGGCACATTAGAAAAgtttccatgcttttttttttttttttgcttttagcaaATCATTCCTAAGATCGTGTCATCCTGCTGCGTGTTTTACCGGTCTGTTTCCAGTCTCCCAGCTTGGACACAGCCtttgaaaaatgacatttcaccTCCAACATGCACCCCTGGCATTAAAGCCCACTCCCTCCGCAGGCAGAGCCGGGCTCTCCCCAAAGGCTCCTGCTCACAGGCGCCTCGTGCCAAGCCTAACGTGGTCGCTTGTCTTAAAGCATTGAGTACAAAGCATATGCAGGACAGATGGATATAAGGTTTATAAGATAATTAAGCATGTTAATGAAGTTCATTTGCATCTAGCTCTTAAATTCCCATAAACTCCGCAAAGCTGTGAAATGAGAATTGCCACTCAACAccacaaagcaacaaaaatgtagttaccaaaagcaaaacactgatTAACAAGTGAGAACAAAAGCCGGCTGCGGCCCGGCCGAGCGAAGCCCGGGCAAGTCCCTGCTCCCCCAAGCGCCGTGGCAGATCTGCGCCGCACGGTGCCACCAACGGGTCCTTCAGTGGCAATGGTTGAATTGAACACAAACCGCTTACGGGCTTTGGCTGGACTGAAACATTATGAAACTGGTgagagcagggggaaaaaaatattgcttcaaAGAAAGATTTGGCCCCAGAAgttaaggaaaagctttttgagcggtgtgaaaaatgaaagccagtCGCGGGTGTGGGGAGCCAGGCTTGAGCACCCTCGCTGCCCCATCCGTGGTCTGCACCCGGAGCAGGTCCAGGAACGGCCACGTTGGCAGGGTCCTGCGCTGAAGCCTCAGCGATGGCGCAGCAGAGCGAGGCGGGTGGGCGTCCCCTCGAGCAGAGATGGTGTCCAGCTCAGGCTGGGATGCCAGGTTGTGGGGCTGGGACCcagagggagctggagcagctggagctTGGGGATCCCCAGGGAACCCCCCAAGGATACCCCAGGGAAAGCAGGTCAGGAGCTGGCAGATCTGCTCCACACCCACCTTCCACGGCACTGGAGCCGGAGGGCACCCGCGTCTCCCTGCGCACTGCCGAGCCCAGGCCGGAGTCGCCCTCAGGTTCTCCCCTCCCATAGAAAAGTTGAAAAACCACCTCTGGTAACCAGGGGAAGGCACAAGCCGGGCACATTTTCCAGCCACCCATGCAACCCACGGCTCTTGGAGACGGCGCCGGGTACTACAGCAGGGTGCCggctctgcagaagcagctgaccctgagagcagcacagccagggcagcgcGCGCCAgcccgggacccccccaccccactaACAACCCATGGGGGAAGTTAATACTTACCTTCCAGGCACCCAGGACAATCTTGAAAcgcaaagaaggaagaaagcagcgGCTCCCACagagctccctgctgctgcagcgtGACTGAGGTGTGGGATCCCCAGCAGCGCCTGCAGATGGGAGAGATGCCACGGCCTCCGGGTCGGCCCCGTTGTCCTCCATCGGCCGAGGACACCGAGTCGCCCTCAGGCTGCCTACGGACAAAGGCAGCCTGGTCTTTTGGGTACCACTGTGAAACACGTCCCTGGAAGATCTTTGGGCTTTTCTTGTACCCGCAGTCCCCATGTAAAGTAAACAAACATAGGGTGCATCTTCCAATATACCCAACATCGGTGTACAATGAGTTCTTGACCATGAAccaaagcacagaaagagaagaaacttgAACGTGGGGTTACCTGGGGAGAAGACAACgcagaactgaaaaggaaaacagggagACTGGCTTTATTTGAAATGCCTGGataagatttattaaaaaatatctcttGGCAGTTGACAATCACCA containing:
- the LOC121232634 gene encoding uncharacterized protein LOC121232634, whose translation is MLGILEDAPYVCLLYMGTAGTRKAQRSSRDVFHSGTQKTRLPLSVGSLRATRCPRPMEDNGADPEAVASLPSAGAAGDPTPQSRCSSRELCGSRCFLPSLRFKIVLGAWKVSINFPHGLLVGWGGPGLARAALAVLLSGSAASAEPAPCCSTRRRLQEPWVAWVAGKCARLVPSPGYQRWFFNFSMGGENLRATPAWARQCAGRRGCPPAPVPWKVGVEQICQLLTCFPWGILGGFPGDPQAPAAPAPSGSQPHNLASQPELDTISARGDAHPPRSAAPSLRLQRRTLPTWPFLDLLRVQTTDGAARVLKPGSPHPRLAFIFHTAQKAFP